From Nocardia sp. NBC_00416:
CGCAGGGGACGGCTCCGGGGGCGGTGCGGCCTCCGGCACGAGCTCCGGTGCGAGCTCCGGCGGCGCGGGGACGACAGTCCGATCTTCGACGCGGGAGCGATCGGCCGTGCGGGGCCGGGAATTCGGCGAAGGCTCGGGCGCTGCGGGCTTCGGTGGCGCGGGCGGCGGTGGCATAGGACGCGGTGGCGGGGGATCCGGCGCCATAGCTCTTGACGGCGTGGGCTCCGATCGCGTGCGAGCCTGCGGCGGCTGCGCAGCGGGTGCAGGTGCCGAGGCGGGTGCTGGGACCGAGGCGGGAGCTGGGACCGAGGCGGGAGCTGGGACCGGTGCCGGGGAGGCCTCCAGCGGGAATCCCGCCGCCTCCAGATCGGCCACCGAGGTGCTGCCACCGTGCTCGAGCGCCTCGATCAAGGCGTACGCCTGCTCCGCGGTCCATACGACGGCGCTGCGGTGATGGGCACGATGGAACCAGGCACGGAGCGGATTCTGGGTGTCGCACAGGAGTACGTCGCAACCCTGCGGGGCCGATCTCTTGTCGAGGCGCACGGTGGATCCGCGCGGCGGCACCACGACCACGAGACCGCTCACGAATGTGGGCCCGCCCACCTGGCCGGCCGCCGATTTCAGTTTGAAGAGCCCCTCGCGGACCTGGTCGTAGGGGGTGGTATCGCTCTGGCGCACGCCGACCGGGTCGCCCTCGTACCCCGGGACCTTCCACCGGCTGTTGGTGGTGCAGTGCAGGACGCCACTGGTGATCTCGGGGTTCACGCCCTTGACCTCGCAGACGACAGTGGTGTGCGGCGTGATGATCACCAGGTCGACCTCCTGCCCGGAAACGAAGCAGTTCGCGATCGCGACCCCGGGGACCCGGTAGTCCCCCTGCCATTTCCGGAGCCAGGCGGCGACCCGCTTCTCCGCACCCGACCTGAGCTTGTCGGCGATGACGAGCATCGAGCGCACCCCTCCCTGTCGCTGGTGATGTGGTCACCCTATCCGCAGAACGCACTCCGCTTCGAGAACGATTGCGACAGTGGGCGTTACCCGAGGTGGTCGTTTCGGCCGATGCCCGTTCCCGGCACCACCGCCCACCAGGCCGGTTGTCGTCGGCGACTGGGCAAGCGCGCCATACCGTGCGATAGTCGAATCCGCACCACGCGCCCGGCCGGACAGAGCCGGATATCCGCGCGCAGGGACCCGAGCCGGTAGCACGCGCCGTCATCGTTCGGTCACGGATTTCACCCGGTTTCGCGCCTAACGTCACTGCTGTGCCCGCAGATCAGAGCGAATCCGCCCGGCTCCCTGTCGTGCTCCGGCGCCGGTATGCGGCCGGGGTATCCCCGGTCGTGCCCGATCATCTGTCGAACGAGCGGGTCCGGTGATGACCGGCCGGGGGCCCCAGGTGGCTTCGCGGGTGGGGCGATGGCTCGGCGCGGCGATCGTCCTCTGTTTCCTCACCGGACTGTTGAGCCACCTGATCCAGCATCCACCGGCCTGGTTCTGGTGGCCGGCGAATCCGGCGTGGCTGTATCGCGTCACCCAGGGCACTCATGTGCTGTCCGGTATCGCCGCCGTACCGCTGGTGCTGGTGAAACTGTGGGCGGTGTACCCGAGGTTGTTCGCGCGTCCGATCCTCGGGGGCCCGCGGCGTGCGCTCGAGCGGCTGTCGATCGCGGTGCTGGTCGGGTCGGTCCTGTTCCAGCTCGCCACCGGCCTGTCCAATATCGCGCAGTTCTATTGGTGGGACTTCTACTTTCCCGCCGCGCACTACGCGATGGCCTACCTCGCCGTCGGCGCGTTGGCTGTTCATCTGGCGGTGAAACTTCCGGTGATCAGGGCGGCGTTGCGCGCGCGTCCACCGGTTTCCTCGCCACCCGAACCCGCCGTCCGGCTGTCGCGCCGCGCCGCGCTGGCCGGGGCGGGAACCGCGGCCGTCGCCGCCGTCCTCAGCGTCGCCGGGCAATCCGTCGGGTTCCTCCGTCCGCTGGCTGTGCTCGCGCCGCGCAGCGGTGCCGGGCCGCAGGGGCTGCCGGTGAACCGCACCGCGGCCCGCGCCGGAATCGAGAAGTCGGCCCGCGACCCCGCCTACCGTTTGACGGTGGCCGTCGGCGATCAGCGTCGAGAATTCACCCGCGCCGAACTGCTCGCCCTCCCGCAGACAACGGCCCGCCTCCCCATCGCCTGCGTCGAAGGATGGAGTGCCACCGCGGACTGGACCGGGGTCCGGCTGCGCGATCTGTTGGCGGCGGTGGGCGGAGTGGAACCCGGCGAGGTCCGGTTCGAATCGCTGGAAACCGCTGGTGTCTACCGGATATCGCGGCTGCCGCGGCCGCACGCGGTCGACGACCGCACACTGGTCGCGCTCGCGCTCAACGGCGAGACCCTGGATCTCGATCACGGCTATCCGTGCCGGCTCATCGCCCCGAACCGTCCCGGCGTGCTGCAGACCAAATGGCTCTCCCGCATCGAGGTGATCCGATGACCACCGTCCGTATCCTGCTCCTGCTGGTCGGACTGGCCCTCGGCGGCTACGGCCTCACGCTGCTCGCGGACCTCGGCCCAGGCGCCGTCCGTGAGATCGCGCTCTGGGCTCTCGTCGGGATCCTGCTGCACGACGCGGTGTTCGCCCCGGTGTGCGCCGCCGCCGGCTACACAGTCGGCCGGGTCGTTGCGCCGACGTGGTGGGGCGTACTCACCTGTGGCGCGGTCTGCACGGTCACCCTGGTTCTGGTCGCGCTGCCGGTTCTGCTGTCTCCCGCCGCGGGCAATTCGAGCCTGCTGGACCGCAACTATCCGGTGGGTCTCGCCGCCGCGATCGCGGTCAGCTGGGCGCTGCTGTTGAGCGGTCACCTGGTGCGGCGGCGCGGGTGAAGGCGGTATCGAAGGTGTCCGGGGTTGCCGTCACCGGTGTTCCCGGTTCGTATCGTTCGGCGCGGACGGACAGCAGCGCGAGGCGGCTTGCGGTGCGCTGGATGTCGAGAGGCAGGGAATCGCCGGTGAGCGTCTCGGCGGGCGATGCCGCGGCGATCAGTTCGAGCCGGCGGTCCCGGTCGTAGAGGACGTCTACGAGGTTGGCGAAGCGCTGGGCCGCGTCGCGGTTGGTCGTCGCCAAGGGTGGCAGGCCGGTCAGGGTCCAGGTGCGGAATCTGTCCGCGAGTGTCAGATAGTCGATGGTCGAGTACGGGGCGTCGCACAGATCGGCGAAATCGAACCACACCGATTCACCGCGCACGGCCCGCGCCGTCACGGCGCGACCCCCCAGCACGATGCGGTGGCGTTCGGCCGCCGCCGGCGCCACCAGGCCCGCGTCGGACAGTTGGCTGCCGGTTCCCGGCCAGAGATAGCGGCCGCGCTCGAATTCCGCGGCCGGTGTGCCCGGCCGGTGCGTGCGGCGGTAGTCCTGTGGACCGGCGACCTCGACGATGTCCAGCGCACTCTCCAGGGTGGCGGCCAACGGCTCGACCAAGTGGTGGAAGATCGGGTTGGGCAGCAGACCCGACGGCGGATAGTTCGACGTCGCGACGAGGGTGATCCGCTGGGCGAAAAGAGAATTCACGACCTTCGCCATGATGGTGGCGTCGCCGGGGTCGTGCACATGGAACTCGTCGAAACACACCAGCCGGTAGTCGCCCAGCAGGTCGCGCACCGCGCGATCGCAGGCGCGGCGTTCGTGACGGTGGGCCGCGTAGCGGGCATGGAATTCGCGGAAGAACTCGTGGAAGTGCACGCGGCGTTTCCGGCTGACCGGCACGGCGTCGAAGAACGTGTCGACCAGCCAGCTCTTACCGCGCCCGACGGGTCCCCAGACATAGACTCCGCGAGTCGGTTTTGCTCGGAAGCGAGAGCGGCGGCCTGCTGTGTGCGCACCGAGGCGGAGCAGTCGCGCGGCCGCGGCCCGTTGCGCTTCGTCGAGTTCGAAACCGGCCTCCCGTGCGGCCGTCGTGAACACCTCCGGTGTCCAATCGCGCTGCGCCCTCGCCACCCTCGCCACCTCCTCGGTGCTGGAGGTCAGCCTGGCAGGACGGCGTCGCCGAGCCCAGAGACCAGGAGCACATGTGAGGATGATCGCGCCGCGGTGGCGATTACGCGGCCGGTGTCAGGGTGTAGTCCCGCGGGTCCAGCCTGCGGACCCGGCGCCGGTATCGGGTGACCGTGCCCGGCCAATTGTTGGTGATCTTGCCGGTCGCGTTGCGGTACCAGCTCGAACAGAAGTTCCACGGGGTCCGTTCGAGCCGTTTCTGCAGCTCCTCGTTGAACGTGTGCTCGACCTCGGGCCGGACCTCGAGTACCCGGCCGGGATTGTCGGCGAGCAGCTGCACCCCCTGCCGGATGTAGCGCGATTGCGATTCGATCATGTAGATGATCGACCCGACGCCGAGGTTGGTGTTCGGTCCGTACACCATGAACAGATTCGGGAATTCCGGGACCGTGATGCCGTAATACGCATGCGCACCCGCGGACCACGCCTCGGACAGTTCCCGGCCGCCGCGGCCGCGGATCCGCATGGGCCAGAGGAATTCGGTGCCCT
This genomic window contains:
- a CDS encoding nuclease-related domain-containing protein yields the protein MLVIADKLRSGAEKRVAAWLRKWQGDYRVPGVAIANCFVSGQEVDLVIITPHTTVVCEVKGVNPEITSGVLHCTTNSRWKVPGYEGDPVGVRQSDTTPYDQVREGLFKLKSAAGQVGGPTFVSGLVVVVPPRGSTVRLDKRSAPQGCDVLLCDTQNPLRAWFHRAHHRSAVVWTAEQAYALIEALEHGGSTSVADLEAAGFPLEASPAPVPAPASVPAPASVPAPASAPAPAAQPPQARTRSEPTPSRAMAPDPPPPRPMPPPPAPPKPAAPEPSPNSRPRTADRSRVEDRTVVPAPPELAPELVPEAAPPPEPSPAPVEARRRGGFQTAAAFAAIAVLAAGLWLVAQIGGGRADPGETSDQQQISSATEQPAPEPLPQPAAETPPPAPPAHTQCFPFQPNC
- a CDS encoding molybdopterin-dependent oxidoreductase is translated as MTGRGPQVASRVGRWLGAAIVLCFLTGLLSHLIQHPPAWFWWPANPAWLYRVTQGTHVLSGIAAVPLVLVKLWAVYPRLFARPILGGPRRALERLSIAVLVGSVLFQLATGLSNIAQFYWWDFYFPAAHYAMAYLAVGALAVHLAVKLPVIRAALRARPPVSSPPEPAVRLSRRAALAGAGTAAVAAVLSVAGQSVGFLRPLAVLAPRSGAGPQGLPVNRTAARAGIEKSARDPAYRLTVAVGDQRREFTRAELLALPQTTARLPIACVEGWSATADWTGVRLRDLLAAVGGVEPGEVRFESLETAGVYRISRLPRPHAVDDRTLVALALNGETLDLDHGYPCRLIAPNRPGVLQTKWLSRIEVIR
- the zapE gene encoding cell division protein ZapE, with the protein product MARAQRDWTPEVFTTAAREAGFELDEAQRAAAARLLRLGAHTAGRRSRFRAKPTRGVYVWGPVGRGKSWLVDTFFDAVPVSRKRRVHFHEFFREFHARYAAHRHERRACDRAVRDLLGDYRLVCFDEFHVHDPGDATIMAKVVNSLFAQRITLVATSNYPPSGLLPNPIFHHLVEPLAATLESALDIVEVAGPQDYRRTHRPGTPAAEFERGRYLWPGTGSQLSDAGLVAPAAAERHRIVLGGRAVTARAVRGESVWFDFADLCDAPYSTIDYLTLADRFRTWTLTGLPPLATTNRDAAQRFANLVDVLYDRDRRLELIAAASPAETLTGDSLPLDIQRTASRLALLSVRAERYEPGTPVTATPDTFDTAFTRAAAPGDRSTAAPS